The following are encoded in a window of Candidatus Buchananbacteria bacterium CG10_big_fil_rev_8_21_14_0_10_42_9 genomic DNA:
- a CDS encoding DNA polymerase III subunit gamma/tau, whose protein sequence is MAQTLYRKYRPQQFDQIVGQNHIKITLQNQVASGEVAHAYIFAGTRGVGKTTTARVLAKAINCGEGKKAKKELAEIGKQIMEGKAIDVIEIDAASNRGIDEIRELREKVKYAPGVLPFKVYIIDEVHMLTTEAFNALLKTLEEPPVHAIFILATTEIHKVPTTIISRCQRFDFKRVNASDLMKRLAWMAEQENKQVDNDVLRNIINNAEGSVRDAESLLGKLLSLGTKKVTQKEASLVLPESDWPYIVNFVTALLNSDATKALELVNQLVDEGGDLKSFSSDVVEFLRKMLLKKVNPKLNQFSVEHDLSVEKQIDTLLSNVEAGRLKAMIEILIEASQSLKYSQIQQLPLELAVVKIIEPESSLSHLRSKDSTISSSEPKPKPHEPIVFKKPSAQTVEATPKPAGESKKIKSLTKKTKVQKSSGQIISLKEVLNQWEAVVAAIKEVNHSLASTLRMHKPSEIHDSRLTIPFKFKFHKERIDDNSNKQALENILSRHFGKDLQIDAVIVEDLEISVPDEKNNAVDTVLQNFGGKVVD, encoded by the coding sequence ATGGCTCAAACCTTATATCGCAAATATCGTCCGCAACAATTTGATCAGATTGTGGGACAAAATCATATTAAAATAACTTTGCAAAACCAGGTTGCTTCAGGCGAAGTTGCCCATGCTTATATTTTTGCCGGGACTCGAGGGGTGGGCAAAACAACAACAGCCAGAGTTTTAGCTAAAGCCATAAATTGTGGCGAAGGTAAAAAAGCTAAAAAGGAATTAGCCGAAATTGGCAAGCAAATTATGGAAGGCAAGGCGATTGATGTGATTGAAATTGACGCGGCGTCAAACCGCGGGATTGATGAAATTCGTGAGTTGCGAGAAAAGGTTAAGTACGCACCCGGTGTGTTGCCGTTTAAAGTTTATATTATTGACGAGGTACACATGCTAACCACTGAAGCTTTTAACGCCTTGCTTAAAACTTTAGAGGAACCGCCAGTTCACGCGATTTTTATATTAGCTACAACAGAAATTCACAAAGTGCCAACGACCATAATTTCACGGTGTCAGCGTTTTGATTTTAAACGAGTTAACGCCAGTGACTTGATGAAACGGCTGGCTTGGATGGCGGAGCAGGAGAATAAACAAGTCGACAATGATGTATTAAGAAATATCATCAATAATGCCGAAGGATCAGTCCGCGATGCCGAAAGTCTGCTAGGCAAGTTATTGAGTTTGGGTACCAAAAAAGTTACACAAAAAGAAGCTTCATTAGTCTTGCCTGAATCTGATTGGCCATATATTGTTAATTTTGTTACCGCTCTTCTTAATTCCGATGCTACCAAAGCTTTGGAGCTAGTCAATCAATTAGTTGATGAGGGCGGAGACTTAAAGTCGTTTAGCTCTGATGTAGTAGAATTTTTGCGAAAGATGTTGCTTAAAAAAGTGAATCCAAAACTTAATCAGTTTTCGGTGGAGCATGATTTAAGTGTTGAAAAACAGATAGATACGCTTTTGAGTAACGTTGAGGCTGGCAGGTTGAAGGCGATGATTGAAATTTTGATTGAAGCATCTCAGTCTTTGAAATATTCTCAAATTCAGCAATTGCCGTTAGAGCTCGCTGTCGTGAAGATAATTGAACCTGAATCTTCGTTGTCACATTTAAGATCAAAAGATAGCACGATATCTAGCAGTGAGCCTAAGCCTAAGCCGCACGAGCCGATAGTTTTTAAGAAGCCTTCGGCCCAAACGGTTGAGGCAACTCCCAAGCCAGCCGGCGAGAGCAAAAAAATCAAGAGTTTAACCAAAAAAACTAAGGTTCAAAAATCGAGTGGCCAGATAATTAGCTTAAAGGAAGTATTAAATCAATGGGAGGCAGTAGTGGCGGCGATTAAAGAAGTTAACCATTCTTTAGCTAGCACCTTGCGCATGCATAAGCCAAGCGAGATTCATGATTCCAGGTTGACAATTCCTTTTAAGTTTAAATTTCACAAAGAGCGAATTGATGACAATAGTAACAAGCAAGCTTTAGAAAACATTTTATCTCGGCATTTTGGTAAAGATTTGCAAATTGACGCCGTGATTGTGGAAGATCTAGAAATATCAGTGCCGGATGAGAAAAATAACGCAGTGGACACTGTGCTGCAAAATTTCGGCGGTAAAGTAGTTGATTAA